The nucleotide sequence TAATCGCTTGTCTATAATGGTGATCCTGAACATCTCCAGCCGCGAAAACCCCAGGAAGATTGGTTCTTGCAGATTTTCCTTCTGTGATGATATATCCATTCTCATCAAGGTCAACTTGACCTTTAAAAAGATCTGTATTTGGTTTGTGTCCAATAGCAATGAAAATCCCGTGAACATCTATGGTAGAAACCTCATCTGTTAAATTATTAACAACCTTTGCTCTTTCTACCAAAGCGTTTTCACCTTCGATTCCGATTAATTCATGGTTGTATTTAACTTCAATATTAGAAGTACTCAAAACTCTATCAACCATCACTTTTGAAGCACGGAAATGGTCTTTTCTTACCAACAGAGTTACTTTGTTACAAATTTTAGAAAGATAAGTTGCTTCTTCTGCAGCTGTATCTCCAGCTCCAACTACGATAACATCTTTTCCTCTGTAGAAAAATCCGTCACAAGTTGCACACGCAGAAACTCCTCCACCTGCATATTTTTTCTCATCAGCTAAGCCCAGATATTTTGCAGTCGCACCTGTAGAGATAATCACACTTTTTGCCAAAATCTCACGAGAACCTGTGCTCAGTTTATGAATTCCGCCTCTTACTTTGGAAAATTCAACTTTGGAAATCATTTCGTAGTGAACTTTCGTCTCAAAACGTTCCGCCTGCTTTTGGAGCTGAAGCATCATTTCCGGTCCTGTGATTCCGTCCGGATATCCTGGGAAATTCTCTACTTCTGTAGTTGTCGTCAATTGTCCACCTGGTTCTAGTCCGGTGAAAAGTTCCGGTTTCAGACTTGCTCTTGCTGCGTAAATTGCTGCTGTAAAACCAGCTGGTCCAGAACCTATAATGACACAATCTAAAATATTGTTTTCCATTTTTATTATTGAATTATTTTATTTTTAAGGATATAAATTGGTTCAAATTTCTTGTCGAAATTGGAGTTTTCAAATATAAATTCTTTGATTGAAAACTCGGATACAAATTTCGGGAATTAATTATTCAAATCCTATCTAAACTGTCAATGAGATTTATTAGACTATTGAATAATAGAATTAAACTGAAACCTTCAGCTCATCCACTTTTATGATTTTATAAACCATTTCTTTATAGATTTCCTCATCTTCCATTTGTCTTACACCGAGACCTTTGGATTTCAAATCCATTTCACGAAGAATAGAAATTACTCTTGTTGCGTGTTTCAAAGGATAAAATCTTGCTGCTTCTGAGTAATCTTTGATAGCATAAGGATTCACGCCCATTGTAGTAGCAATTGTTTGAGGAGATTGTCCATTAAGAGTGTGATAAATAATAATATTGGAAAAGAAGTTGTAAAGCGCACCAAAAGCCATTTGAATGGGATTGGATTTTTTGTTCTTTCCCATATAATAAGCAATACTGAAAGCTTTTGCTTGGTCTTTCGTTGCCAGAGCTTTCTGAAGCTCGAAGATGTTGAAATCTTTACTGATTCCTACGTGTTCTTCAATAATTTTTCCGTCGAGAACTGCTCCGTCTTTTAGAACGATTTTCAGTTTATTAAGTTCATTCGCAATTCTGGAAAGATCATTCCCAAGATACTCTGCCAAAAGATGGCTGATGTTGGGCGCAGATTTGATTCCCATTACAGACATTTCCCCTTGAATCCAAGTTGGAAGCTGATAATCTTTCATCTTCTCACTCGTGAAAAGCATTCCGGATTTGGCCAAAGTTTTCGCTACTTTCTTTCTGGCATCCAACTTTTTATGTTTATGAGCAAAAACCAAAATGGTAGAAGGAACTGGATTTTCCAGATAAGTTTCCAAAGCTTTAGATTCTTCTTCATTCAGTTTCATATCCTGCGCTTCTTTCACGATAATGAGCTGTTTGTCACCCATCATCGGATATTGCCTCGCCAAAGAAAGCACTTCCAGATAATTAGTATCTCGACCATATGCAACCGTTTGGTTGAAGGCTATTTCGTCCTCTTCCAAAACATCTTGCTCAAAATGCTTGACAGCCAAATCGATATAAAAAGCCTCGTCGCCCTGAAAAAAATAAACCGGTAAGAGTTCTTTATTTTTAATATTTTTGAGGATAATATCTATTTCTTTCATCTTAAAGTATGCAAGTTCCGAAACTAAATTTTGAACATCAGTTCGATTTTAAAATCAAACAAGACAAAGATACATTTTTTATCTATGATTTGGTTCGGAAAAGCTGGCTTGTACTGACGCCGGAAGAATGGGTAAGGCAGCATTGGCTTCATTATTACAGATTTATAAAAAAGAAAAATCTGTCGTCATTGATCCTTGAACAAAAACTGGAACTGAACGGAACTACAAAGCGAATAGACCTTCTCATCACCGAAAAAACAAAACCAAAAATATTACTGGAACTCAAAGCGCCAAGTATTGCTTTGAAAGAAATCCACTTTGAGCAAGTCGCACGTTACAACAGTTTAATTGGTGCAGAACAAATCATCATCAGCAATGGTTTGCATCATATTTTTGCTGATTATAGAGATGGGAAATATCAGTTTTTGAATGCTAAGGTTTGAAAAATTACAAATTAAAATCCCTCTTCGGATTGAAAAGATAAATCAAAAAGAAAAACAAAACGGAAACCGCCAAAAAGTATTGGTAATAATGAACTGCAGATTGTGAACTTATCGTAGTTTTGGTGGAACTTGAGGACTTGTGAAGTTCGGTTATAAGATTATTAATGGCGTTATCAAGATTGTTCCCGTCGAGATAATTACCTCCGGTTGAATTAGCTATATTTTTAAGTGCTTTCGTTTGTAACTTTGAAACAACCGTTTCTCCATACATATCGGACTTGTAACCCATCAATTGTCCAAAATAATATTCAGGAATTGGCGCGCCTTCTTCCGTTCCCACACCAATCGTCGTTACTCTGATTCCTTCTTTTTTGGCAAGATTAATGGCTTCATCCTCGTGACCTTCGTTATCCTCACCATCACTTATTAAGACAATATTCCGGGAACCTTTGCTGATATTTTTGAATTTCTGAGCTGCGATTTGGATTGGTTTCAGAAAATCGGTTCCTTGGTTTTGGATAACACTGGTTTCGATTCCGGAAAGATAAGTCTCAGCGGCAGAATAATCACTGGACAAAGGCATTACAGAATAAGCATCGCCTGCAAAAACAATGATTCCTACTCTATCATTGGTCATCTTTTGAAGAGAATTAATAATGATATTTTTTGCTTCTTCCAATCGACTCGGTTGGATATCCTGAGCATTCATCGAGTTGGAAACATCTAAAACGAAAATCGTACTGTTCACATTTTGCTGCACACTGATTTCTTCTTTTCCTCCCAAAAGGTCGATAATTGAAAGTATTAAGAATAAAAATCCAAGTAAGTATAAAACTGGAAACAACTTTGCAAAACCCGAAGTTTTTTCAAACAAAACATCCTGAAATCTATCTTCTGCAAAAACATTTCTTCTTTTGCTTTTCCAACGGATATAATGAATGATGAAGTAGCCAATGACAGGCAACAACAGAAGCAACAACAGATACCAGTAATTTCCTAAATACCAATTCATCAGCTTAATTCAAAATTTTAAAAATTACCCATCTCAACAACGCATCCAGCAATAGAAGACCTAAAGCTATCCAAAGAAAAATCCTGAAATACTCTTCATAATTATACAATTTTGAAGATTTGACATCAGATTTCTCCAATTGATTAATCTCATCATAAACATTCTGAAGACTGCTGTTGGAAGTCGCACGAAAATATTTACCACCAGTTAACTGTGCAATATCCATCAATGTATTTTCATCGATTTCGGTTTTTTGTTCAGTGAAAACAATGTCTCCAAAAATGTTAGTTCCTGTTGGAAAAGCAGCGAAACCATTGCTCCCAATCCCAACTGTATAAACTTTGATGCTATTATTTTTTGCCAGTTCTGCAGCGATCTGTGGTGGCATTGCATTCAGAACGGTGTTTACACCATCGGTCATCAAAATGATGATTTTACTTTTGGCTTTACTTTTTTTCAGGTGATTGACAGCAACGGAAAGTCCTTCTCCAATTGCGGTTCCGGGTTGCAATTCCAGAGGATTTAATTGATTTAATTCATCAATCACAACTTGGTGGTCGGTTGTCAAAGGAACTTTGGTATAAGCTTCTCCCGAATAAGCCACCAAACCAATCCTGTCATTTTCTCTTTTATTAACGAAATCAATTGCGATTTTTTTCAACGCTGTTAATCTGTCTGGGTCAAGGTCTTTCGCCATCATACTCAAAGAAACGTCCACTGAAAGCATAATATCAATTCCCTTGGACTCGTCTCTGTCTTGAGAAATGGTGTAAGTTCTCGGTCTTGCCAAAGCAATAATCAAAGCGGAAAGAATGAAATATTTCGAAATCTTCAGAAAAGTCATTACCAGCGAAATATTTCCGCTCGGCTGCATATTCTTCACCGAAGGCACAACAATTCCTCTACTCTTTTTCTTGCCCGAATCCAATATCAATAATGGAATGAACAAAATAAAAAGCAGTAAAAACCACGGACTGTAAAACTCGAAATTCATTTATTTGGTTGTCGGTTGATTGTTGTTGGTTATTGGTTTTTATTTAAATTTTCTATTTTTAGATTTGTCTGCATCTGAAAGTTCTGTAATAGAAACATTACGAAGATTTTCTGCTTCTATATCTTTTGTAGAACGTTTTACAAAGTCTCTGATTGCTGTAAAATCTTTAGCCATTAATTCTTTTGTAGGAATGGTTTTCGCAAATTTCACAAGGTCGCCACGTAAGAATATATCTTCCAAAATTTTTTCATTTTCCTGAGAAATCGCATTCGTGTTTTTCATATAATCTATCAAATCGTCTGTCAGCAAAACATCCGCAGGAATCTGATATTGTTTCGTAATGAAAGTTCTCGTAATATCAATCAATTCCACATAGAAAGCGCGGAAATTTCCATTCTCGATGTAATTTTTCTTTCTGAGTTTTTCCAAATCCTTCAATGTTTGATTCGTCGTAACAACAGGGCTTGATTTGCGTTTCCTTCCGTATTTTATAATTCCGATAATTAAAACAATGATGGCGATAATCATCAATGCAACAAGAACATAAAACTTATACAAATCCCAATAATCTTGGACATTCAGTTCCACT is from Epilithonimonas vandammei and encodes:
- a CDS encoding VWA domain-containing protein, which produces MNWYLGNYWYLLLLLLLPVIGYFIIHYIRWKSKRRNVFAEDRFQDVLFEKTSGFAKLFPVLYLLGFLFLILSIIDLLGGKEEISVQQNVNSTIFVLDVSNSMNAQDIQPSRLEEAKNIIINSLQKMTNDRVGIIVFAGDAYSVMPLSSDYSAAETYLSGIETSVIQNQGTDFLKPIQIAAQKFKNISKGSRNIVLISDGEDNEGHEDEAINLAKKEGIRVTTIGVGTEEGAPIPEYYFGQLMGYKSDMYGETVVSKLQTKALKNIANSTGGNYLDGNNLDNAINNLITELHKSSSSTKTTISSQSAVHYYQYFLAVSVLFFFLIYLFNPKRDFNL
- the holA gene encoding DNA polymerase III subunit delta, whose amino-acid sequence is MKEIDIILKNIKNKELLPVYFFQGDEAFYIDLAVKHFEQDVLEEDEIAFNQTVAYGRDTNYLEVLSLARQYPMMGDKQLIIVKEAQDMKLNEEESKALETYLENPVPSTILVFAHKHKKLDARKKVAKTLAKSGMLFTSEKMKDYQLPTWIQGEMSVMGIKSAPNISHLLAEYLGNDLSRIANELNKLKIVLKDGAVLDGKIIEEHVGISKDFNIFELQKALATKDQAKAFSIAYYMGKNKKSNPIQMAFGALYNFFSNIIIYHTLNGQSPQTIATTMGVNPYAIKDYSEAARFYPLKHATRVISILREMDLKSKGLGVRQMEDEEIYKEMVYKIIKVDELKVSV
- a CDS encoding type I restriction enzyme HsdR N-terminal domain-containing protein, with the protein product MQVPKLNFEHQFDFKIKQDKDTFFIYDLVRKSWLVLTPEEWVRQHWLHYYRFIKKKNLSSLILEQKLELNGTTKRIDLLITEKTKPKILLELKAPSIALKEIHFEQVARYNSLIGAEQIIISNGLHHIFADYRDGKYQFLNAKV
- a CDS encoding BatD family protein, which translates into the protein MKILKKTFLLIFSFFCAIFFSQTLSSNLDKTTLALGEVAVFKIQILDLNGQDVQASPRNELLPFHFEMVNDSIAKQKDIYLRSVKFAVFEEGKFTIPEIQVKVGDKILKTIPYEVEVINTAKKGDQINDIMKNKEVELNVQDYWDLYKFYVLVALMIIAIIVLIIGIIKYGRKRKSSPVVTTNQTLKDLEKLRKKNYIENGNFRAFYVELIDITRTFITKQYQIPADVLLTDDLIDYMKNTNAISQENEKILEDIFLRGDLVKFAKTIPTKELMAKDFTAIRDFVKRSTKDIEAENLRNVSITELSDADKSKNRKFK
- a CDS encoding VWA domain-containing protein, producing the protein MNFEFYSPWFLLLFILFIPLLILDSGKKKSRGIVVPSVKNMQPSGNISLVMTFLKISKYFILSALIIALARPRTYTISQDRDESKGIDIMLSVDVSLSMMAKDLDPDRLTALKKIAIDFVNKRENDRIGLVAYSGEAYTKVPLTTDHQVVIDELNQLNPLELQPGTAIGEGLSVAVNHLKKSKAKSKIIILMTDGVNTVLNAMPPQIAAELAKNNSIKVYTVGIGSNGFAAFPTGTNIFGDIVFTEQKTEIDENTLMDIAQLTGGKYFRATSNSSLQNVYDEINQLEKSDVKSSKLYNYEEYFRIFLWIALGLLLLDALLRWVIFKILN
- the trxB gene encoding thioredoxin-disulfide reductase, whose protein sequence is MENNILDCVIIGSGPAGFTAAIYAARASLKPELFTGLEPGGQLTTTTEVENFPGYPDGITGPEMMLQLQKQAERFETKVHYEMISKVEFSKVRGGIHKLSTGSREILAKSVIISTGATAKYLGLADEKKYAGGGVSACATCDGFFYRGKDVIVVGAGDTAAEEATYLSKICNKVTLLVRKDHFRASKVMVDRVLSTSNIEVKYNHELIGIEGENALVERAKVVNNLTDEVSTIDVHGIFIAIGHKPNTDLFKGQVDLDENGYIITEGKSARTNLPGVFAAGDVQDHHYRQAITAAGSGCMAAMDAEKYLGELAGEKHTWVEQ